In the Dyella humicola genome, TTGGGTTGGCGGAGATCCGAGGCATCCTCCGCAGGCGAGTCATCTGGCCGTATGGATGGCCATTTCGACGATACCTTCGAGCGTATGCGGATGATCGGCTTGGCGGCGCTTGCCAAGCAGCGAGAGCCACATGGGCGTCGCGAGATTTTCGAGTTCCGCCAATCATTGTCCGATCTGCAGTATGGCTTGCATGCCTTCATTGATCAGCTGATGGCAGAGGATCCCGCTGGCCAGCACGCGTTACGTTGGTGTGGGCTTTACTTCACGGGCGTGTCGCGGGGCGACTCGACGGGCGGCGAATTCGTGGAAGACCTGTTCAACCGCTTTCTGCCGGGTGACCGCTTGCTGGCGCGCAGGACCGCTTGAGGCCAAGTGCTGCGTCGTCAGGTCCGTGGCTCAGGCAGCCGTGGCGCGGGCGACATTCCAGGCGACCATCATGGCTTCGCGTAGTTGCTCGGGTGACACCGGCTTGTAGAGCACGGGGATATTGGCGGCCATGATCTCGCGAAGACGATCGCTGCGCGTTTCACCGGTGATCAGCAGGCGCGGGAAGGGCGCGTGGCCGTCGCGCGCATAGAGCTGATCCAGCGCCGCCAATACGTCCAGGCCACTCTCGCCGTCACGCAGGCGCAGGTCTGAAATCACGATGTCGGGTGGCGCAGGCCATTCTTCCGCTGCCTGCAAGGCCTGTATCCGATCCTCGGCGATGGCGACATCGCAGCCCCAGCTGCGCAGCAGGTAACGGATGCCGGAGAGGATGGCCGGTTCATCGTCGATGACCAACACGCGCATACCCGATACATCCATCGGCGTCTCCTCCGCCGGCGTGTCGAAAACCACCTGCGCTGGGACCTCGGGCAGATGAAAGGAAAAGACGCTGCCGCGTCCGGGGTGGGACTTCAGCAATACCTGCGTATCCAGCAGTTCCGCCAGGCGCTGCACGGTGGCCAGTCCCAGGCCCAGGCCGCGGCGTGGACCGGTATCGTGCTCGTTGGTGCCGTGGCATTCCACACGATAGAATTCGTCGAATACGCGCGCCTGGTGCTCGGGTGCGATACCGCTGCCGGTGTCCCACACGTCGAGGCGAACGGTGCCGTCACAACGGCGGCGCGCGACCACCAGGACGCCGCCCTTGTTGGTGTAGCGCAGCGCGTTGCTCACCAGATTGTTGAGGATGCGCGCCAGCATGGTGCGGTCGCTGCGCACCCACACGTCGGTTGCGCGCATGATCAGCCGCAGCCCGTGCTGCTCGGCAATCATGCGGAAGTTGCGGCTTACTTCCTGCAGTACCTGGTCGAGAGGGAATTCCGCGATCTCAATCTGCATCGCGCCGGTTTCAAGGCGCGAGAGGTCGAGCAGTTCGCTGAACAAGTGATCGAGTGCTTCCACGCACTCCTGGATGTGTGCAATGCGATCCAGCCGTACCGGATCGCGCTCGTCCACCGCCAACGACGAGGAGAACAGGGTCAGCGCATACAGGGGTTGGCGTAGATCGTGTGACGCCGCGGCCAGAAAGCGGGCCTTGGCGACGCTGGCCGCCTCAAGCGCCGCGTTCTTTCGTGCGAGTTCCACGGTCGCGTGTTCGATCTCCCGTTCCATGCTGAGCTGTACGTCGAACAGCGCCAGCGCGGCACTGTTGAAGCCGCGCTGCAGTTCACCGATTTCCGACTGGTCGGTGACCTCCACTTCGACGTGGCGGTCACCGCGACCGAGCTGGTGCACGGCCGAGACGAGGCGGCGCAGCGGCGCACTGATCCAGCGCGCCGCCTGCCACGCGATCACGGAAGCCACCAGCAGGCTGACGAAAAGTGCGATCAGCGCATTGCGCAGACTGGCCTGTTGCGCGGAGATGGCGTTGCTGAGGCTGACGTCCACCAGCACCGAACCGAGTACCGGGTGTCCGGGCTGGTCGCTGTCGACGACGTCGCGTACTACGGTCAGGCTCTCAGTGGTGCCCGCTCCGCTGCGGCCCAGGCTGTCGGCGAGGATCTCGCCATCGGCCGCGCGGATCTGCACACGCGCTACATGGGGCAATTCGCCAATCGATTCGGCAATGCGCACCAACTCGCGGCGCTGCATGTCGCGCAGGGGGGTGGTGGATACCGAGGCTGCCTGCGTCGCGATGGCGCCAGCGGTGTTCTGCGCCATGTCGCGCAAGGTGATCAACTGGCTCCGGGTGAGCATGGTGACCAGCAGCGTGGCCGTGACCATCGTTGGCACGAGCGCAACCAGCGCGAATCGCTGCATAAGCGACGTGCGCCGCCACCACCGCACCGCCCGGGAGTTCGCCCCTGCACCCATTGGCCGTCACCCCATTCGGCACTCGTGCGCCGAGGGGTGTCAGCCTAGCGCGATTCGCCGAGTAGGACAGCTATCCTATTGGTCGAGGGCATACCCATCATTGGTCCTGGGTATTCGCTGAGGGCGATGCTCCGCTCCGGCGTCTGCGGCTGATACGTTCGACCAGCAGGGGCAGCAGGGCCAGCACGCCGATAGCGCTGAGCGGGATCCACACCGCGCGCTGCATCAACAGGCTCGCTCCAAAGTGGCCATGGCTGCGGGCGAGTGCTTCGCCAAGGCCGGCCCCGATGGACGTCTCGAAGATCAGGGAGACCGTGCCCCCCAACCAGCTCGCACCAAGAAACAGCCAGAGCGGGCAGCGCAGCCAGGCCAGCGCGACCGTGACAAGACCGAACGGGGCCACCGGCACGAAGCGCAGGAACATGGTGTAGGCCGTGGGATGGCGCTCAAAGCCGTGGTGCACCTTGTCCACAAGGGCAGGCGGATGCTTGCTGCCGGTGCCGAACGCGTAGCGGCTGGCCAGGAACAGGATCAGGGTGCCCAGGGTGAGCCCGATGGAGGAATAAATGCTGCCCTCAAGCGTACCGAAGGCGAAGCCGCCCGCCATGATGATGATCACCGTGCCCGGGATGCCCGTCGACATGGCCAGGGTGAGCAGGCCGATATAGGCAAGACGACTGAGCCAGGGACTATCGGCGATACCCGCGCGCAGCTGGGCCTGGTGCGTCACCAGCTGCTCGGGATGCAGGCGATCGAGCACGCCGGAGCTGAACAGCACGATGCCGGCCAGCACCAGCAGGATCAGGGGCAGCGCGGCGCGCAGGCGGCTCAATAGGGCTGCCCGCTGCGGCCGTAGACGGCCAGCACGTCGCGCGCCTGCTCCCGCAGGATGTCGCGGCGCACCGCGATACCGCGGCGTTCGAGTTCACCCGTCCAGTCGGCGGGCAGGGGGCCTTCGTCGAACTCGGTGAGTTCCTCGACATCCTCCGCTCGTGCACCGATCAACAGCTCGTCGATGCCGGCCCATACGGTGGCACCGTAACACTGGCAGCACGGCTGGGCGCTGGTGGCGAGCGCGTAACGACCGCCGTCTTCATTGATGCGGTAGCTGGCCAGGCGCTGCTGGGCGCTCATGAAGGCCATCATTTCGGCGTGCGCGACGGAGCAGGTTTGCGGCACGACGCGGTTCACGCCCACGGAAACCAGGCGTCCATCCGCATGGAACACCGCCGCGCCAAACGGGCCGCCGTGACCGTGCTCGATATTGTGACGCGACAGTTCGATGGCGAGCCCCACGCGTTCCTGGTCGGTGATGTAGCGCTTACCCGTGTCAACCACGTCGCCGATCCACGGTGGCAAGGTCAGGTGAATCTGCAGGCGCAGCATGCGTATCTCCTTATAACGCGGGTTTCAGCCAGCCTGCTTGGCCCAGGTGTCGCGCAGCGTAACGGTACGGTTGAACACCGGCGCGTCAGCGCGATGGTCAATGCGATCGGCCACGAAGTAACCGAGACGCTCGAACTGATAGCGCTGTTCCGGCGCAGCGATCGCCGCGGCAGGCTCGAGCCAGGCGTGCACGACGCGCTTGGCTTCCGGGTTGATGTGCTCGATCCAGCTTTTGCCGTCGGATTCGTCGTCCGGGGCCGGCACGTTGAACAAGCGGTCGTAGACACGCACCTCGGTCGCCACGCCATGCTTCGCGCTCACCCAGTGGATGGTGCCCTTCACCTTGCGGTCCGCACCGGGCAAGCCCTGGCGCGACTCGAGGTCGAGCGTGCAGCGTAGCTCGGTGACGTGGCCATCGGCATCCTTGACCATCTCCTCGCACTTCACGATGCCGACGCCGCGCAGGCGCACTTCGCCCTCCGGCTTCAGGCGATGGAAGCCCTTGGGTGGCACTTCGGCGAAGTCCTCGCGCTCGATCCACAGCTCGCGGGAGAACGGCACTTCGCGCGTGCCAAAGCTCTCGTCCTTGGGATGGTTGGAGAACACCAGCGTTTCCTGGTGATCCGCGGGCAGGTTGGTGATCACCAGCTTGAGCGGATCCAGCACGGCCATGCGCCGCGCCGCGGTCGCGTCCAGGTCTTCGCGGATGCAGTTCTCGAGGATCGAGTAGTCGATGATGCTGTTCTGCTTGCTTACGCCCAGGCGCTCGATCAGCAGGCGCAGGCCAGCCGGGGTGAAGCCGCGACGACGTAGGCCGCGCAGTGTGTTCATGCGCGGATCGTCCCAGCCATCCACCAGGTTTTCGTTCACCAGCTGGGCCAGCTTGCGCTTGCTGGTGATGCTGAAGGAGAGGTTGAGGCGAGAGAATTCGATCTGTCGCGGCTTGGCCGGTTCGGTGCGAAAACCGCCTTCGCGCAGGTGCTGCCACAGCTCCGGATGGTTGACCAGGTCGACCTTGTCGACGAACCAGTCGTACAGCGGACGATGGTCCTCGAACTCCAGCGTGCACAGCGAATGGGTGATGCCTTCCAGCGCGTCCGACAGGCAGTGCGCGTAGTCGTACATCGGATAGATCGGCCAGGCGTCGCCGGTGTTCTGGTGGGCG is a window encoding:
- a CDS encoding ATP-binding response regulator, producing the protein MQRFALVALVPTMVTATLLVTMLTRSQLITLRDMAQNTAGAIATQAASVSTTPLRDMQRRELVRIAESIGELPHVARVQIRAADGEILADSLGRSGAGTTESLTVVRDVVDSDQPGHPVLGSVLVDVSLSNAISAQQASLRNALIALFVSLLVASVIAWQAARWISAPLRRLVSAVHQLGRGDRHVEVEVTDQSEIGELQRGFNSAALALFDVQLSMEREIEHATVELARKNAALEAASVAKARFLAAASHDLRQPLYALTLFSSSLAVDERDPVRLDRIAHIQECVEALDHLFSELLDLSRLETGAMQIEIAEFPLDQVLQEVSRNFRMIAEQHGLRLIMRATDVWVRSDRTMLARILNNLVSNALRYTNKGGVLVVARRRCDGTVRLDVWDTGSGIAPEHQARVFDEFYRVECHGTNEHDTGPRRGLGLGLATVQRLAELLDTQVLLKSHPGRGSVFSFHLPEVPAQVVFDTPAEETPMDVSGMRVLVIDDEPAILSGIRYLLRSWGCDVAIAEDRIQALQAAEEWPAPPDIVISDLRLRDGESGLDVLAALDQLYARDGHAPFPRLLITGETRSDRLREIMAANIPVLYKPVSPEQLREAMMVAWNVARATAA
- a CDS encoding TVP38/TMEM64 family protein, with the protein product MSRLRAALPLILLVLAGIVLFSSGVLDRLHPEQLVTHQAQLRAGIADSPWLSRLAYIGLLTLAMSTGIPGTVIIIMAGGFAFGTLEGSIYSSIGLTLGTLILFLASRYAFGTGSKHPPALVDKVHHGFERHPTAYTMFLRFVPVAPFGLVTVALAWLRCPLWLFLGASWLGGTVSLIFETSIGAGLGEALARSHGHFGASLLMQRAVWIPLSAIGVLALLPLLVERISRRRRSGASPSANTQDQ
- a CDS encoding nucleoside deaminase — its product is MLRLQIHLTLPPWIGDVVDTGKRYITDQERVGLAIELSRHNIEHGHGGPFGAAVFHADGRLVSVGVNRVVPQTCSVAHAEMMAFMSAQQRLASYRINEDGGRYALATSAQPCCQCYGATVWAGIDELLIGARAEDVEELTEFDEGPLPADWTGELERRGIAVRRDILREQARDVLAVYGRSGQPY
- a CDS encoding glutamine--tRNA ligase/YqeY domain fusion protein; translation: MSTENAAIEPIVSSAAAQAEGQRADVQRDFIRQIIREDLATGKHHAIRTRFPPEPNGYLHIGHAKAICLNFGIASEFTGWCNLRLDDTNPGKEDPEFVEGIKDDVRWLGYEWHDLRHASDYFEVFYDSAIKLIKDGVAYVDDLNAEDMRAYRGTLTEPGRNSPFRERSVEENLDLFRRMRAGEFDDGAKTLRAKIDMTSGNMNMRDPAIYRIRKIAHQNTGDAWPIYPMYDYAHCLSDALEGITHSLCTLEFEDHRPLYDWFVDKVDLVNHPELWQHLREGGFRTEPAKPRQIEFSRLNLSFSITSKRKLAQLVNENLVDGWDDPRMNTLRGLRRRGFTPAGLRLLIERLGVSKQNSIIDYSILENCIREDLDATAARRMAVLDPLKLVITNLPADHQETLVFSNHPKDESFGTREVPFSRELWIEREDFAEVPPKGFHRLKPEGEVRLRGVGIVKCEEMVKDADGHVTELRCTLDLESRQGLPGADRKVKGTIHWVSAKHGVATEVRVYDRLFNVPAPDDESDGKSWIEHINPEAKRVVHAWLEPAAAIAAPEQRYQFERLGYFVADRIDHRADAPVFNRTVTLRDTWAKQAG